From Caballeronia insecticola, a single genomic window includes:
- a CDS encoding YXWGXW repeat-containing protein yields MKNSLRPLLARTALIVASVISVTAASAAEVVIVAPNAPPAPRHELVPPARAGYVWDQGHWNWDHGRYEWVAGHWEAERVGHRWVPGEWTGHGNQYRWVPAHWA; encoded by the coding sequence ATGAAGAATTCCCTTCGCCCGCTGCTCGCACGGACCGCACTCATCGTCGCGAGTGTGATCAGCGTGACGGCTGCTTCCGCCGCCGAAGTCGTGATCGTCGCACCCAACGCGCCGCCCGCGCCGCGCCATGAACTCGTGCCGCCCGCGCGCGCCGGCTATGTCTGGGATCAAGGGCACTGGAACTGGGACCACGGCCGCTATGAGTGGGTCGCGGGCCATTGGGAAGCCGAGCGCGTCGGTCACCGCTGGGTGCCGGGCGAGTGGACCGGACACGGCAATCAGTATCGCTGGGTTCCGGCGCACTGGGCTTGA
- the minE gene encoding cell division topological specificity factor MinE: MSILSFLLGEKKKSASVAKERLQLIIAHERAGGRAAADYLPALQRELVAVISKYVKISDDDIRVSLERQDDLEVLEVKIEIPQA; encoded by the coding sequence ATGTCGATTCTTTCGTTTTTGCTGGGCGAGAAAAAAAAGTCCGCTTCGGTCGCGAAGGAACGCTTGCAGTTGATCATTGCGCACGAGCGCGCGGGTGGCAGAGCCGCCGCCGATTATCTGCCGGCGTTGCAACGGGAACTGGTTGCGGTGATTTCGAAATACGTGAAGATTTCCGATGACGATATCCGAGTGAGCCTCGAACGTCAGGACGATCTCGAAGTGCTGGAAGTAAAGATCGAAATTCCACAGGCGTAG